A genomic region of Candidatus Zixiibacteriota bacterium contains the following coding sequences:
- a CDS encoding T9SS type A sorting domain-containing protein — translation MKRILFVLVLSLMLLSFGQSYATLTFSAAVSGAGAYVDGPNTKINPGMAVSIDVSAASTDSPARITWSSPFSITGTDVTVVWGDTALFAQAAFKGYWDLFKTTYAESWDGVLPDLFNYTGVGNSGGFPGDGVAKLILKFGATVALVGPATTGQICIGQGDAVNDVYDWIFDDPQPTFDPVCFTVEQAPNFAPNFTLPGALCPLQKTTQWDVPVTATFLAIDVEQDAITYSKAGGVGGLVGGAFTYQPTCQDVGQSLNVDVLATDAMHGAPGIATQHCVMGIVVLNTAPVIAGDCGETFTVGLSGGAADFTATDFNIGDTKTWSVSGVTPAPPIGPYGIDALGHFTFVPDLSELGGTFTFTICVTDCAGDFDCCEVTFVTVSELPYQIKIAKVEKVLQGHHSLVNVTKFEGTNDMLGFDFLIAYDASALTFMGAFPGELFDMAGIYQWEYFTYRFGPNGNCGNACPSGLLRVVALADQNDGPHHPLELNVPSGTVLFTLDFLVSNNRTLECQYVPIRFFWMDCGDNTIAYHPSTAAPNVVITAISRHVYEFWGAEITANAAMPTYLGAPDICDTPDDTVYVDQQMIIKPGTVRFIDFWNGGIDIVCADSIDARGDVNLNGLANEIGDAVVFTNYFIKGLGAFTVSVEGQIAATDVNADGMALTVSDLVYLIRVIIGDALPYAKLSPYANTANFGLNGNVVTVDAELGAAYFVFNGAADVSLGAGASNMTLMTGTLNGNTVALVYNSMDKGATCTGGILNTNGTVKSVDAVDYFGNAYKVGMLPTAFSISNYPNPFNPVTIIELMLPVASDWTVSIYNVAGQKVAGYNGYSPAGKQVVTWDASNVATGIYFYKVEAGKFSATKKMVLMK, via the coding sequence ATGAAACGCATATTGTTTGTACTTGTCTTATCCTTAATGCTTCTTTCTTTTGGGCAGAGCTATGCAACATTGACTTTCAGCGCTGCCGTATCTGGTGCCGGTGCCTACGTTGATGGGCCCAATACCAAGATTAATCCGGGTATGGCCGTCAGCATCGATGTTTCTGCGGCCAGCACCGATTCTCCGGCCCGCATAACCTGGTCCAGCCCGTTCTCCATTACCGGGACGGACGTGACGGTTGTCTGGGGCGACACCGCATTGTTTGCCCAGGCTGCTTTCAAGGGTTATTGGGACCTTTTCAAAACGACGTATGCCGAGAGCTGGGACGGAGTTCTTCCGGACCTGTTCAACTACACCGGCGTCGGTAACTCCGGTGGGTTCCCCGGTGACGGCGTTGCGAAACTGATCCTGAAGTTCGGCGCCACTGTCGCTCTTGTCGGTCCCGCCACTACTGGCCAGATTTGCATTGGCCAGGGCGATGCCGTCAACGATGTCTATGACTGGATTTTCGATGATCCGCAGCCGACTTTCGACCCTGTCTGCTTTACCGTAGAGCAGGCCCCGAATTTCGCGCCCAACTTCACGCTTCCTGGCGCTCTCTGCCCGTTGCAGAAGACGACCCAGTGGGATGTTCCCGTGACGGCCACTTTCCTGGCGATTGATGTTGAGCAAGACGCGATCACGTATTCCAAGGCCGGCGGTGTCGGCGGTCTCGTAGGCGGTGCTTTCACCTATCAGCCGACCTGTCAGGATGTTGGTCAGTCCCTCAATGTCGATGTTCTCGCGACTGATGCCATGCATGGTGCCCCGGGCATTGCGACCCAGCACTGCGTTATGGGTATCGTCGTTCTGAACACCGCTCCGGTGATTGCCGGCGACTGCGGCGAGACCTTTACCGTGGGTCTGTCCGGCGGTGCTGCCGACTTTACCGCGACCGACTTCAACATTGGCGACACCAAGACCTGGTCGGTCTCCGGTGTGACCCCGGCTCCACCGATTGGCCCGTATGGTATCGATGCGCTCGGTCATTTCACATTTGTTCCGGACCTGAGCGAACTCGGCGGAACTTTCACGTTTACGATTTGTGTGACCGACTGCGCCGGTGATTTTGATTGTTGCGAGGTAACCTTCGTTACGGTTTCCGAGCTGCCTTATCAGATCAAGATCGCGAAGGTAGAGAAGGTTCTCCAGGGTCATCACTCCCTGGTCAATGTGACGAAGTTCGAAGGCACTAATGACATGCTCGGTTTCGACTTCCTCATTGCTTATGACGCCTCTGCTCTGACCTTCATGGGTGCCTTCCCTGGCGAGCTGTTTGACATGGCCGGCATCTACCAGTGGGAGTATTTCACCTATCGTTTCGGCCCGAACGGCAACTGCGGCAACGCTTGCCCGTCCGGTCTGCTTCGTGTGGTCGCTCTGGCTGACCAGAATGACGGTCCGCATCATCCGCTTGAGCTGAATGTTCCGTCTGGCACCGTTCTGTTCACTCTGGACTTCCTGGTTTCCAACAACCGGACTCTGGAATGCCAGTATGTGCCGATTCGGTTCTTCTGGATGGATTGCGGCGACAACACTATCGCCTATCATCCCTCGACCGCCGCTCCCAATGTGGTCATTACTGCCATCTCGCGTCACGTATACGAGTTCTGGGGAGCCGAGATTACCGCTAATGCGGCTATGCCGACTTACCTTGGCGCTCCGGATATCTGCGACACTCCGGATGACACCGTATATGTTGACCAGCAGATGATCATTAAGCCCGGAACCGTCCGGTTCATCGACTTCTGGAATGGTGGTATCGACATCGTTTGCGCCGACAGTATCGACGCTCGCGGTGACGTCAACCTGAACGGCCTGGCCAATGAAATTGGTGACGCGGTTGTGTTCACCAACTATTTTATCAAAGGTCTGGGTGCCTTCACGGTCAGCGTTGAAGGTCAGATTGCGGCTACCGATGTTAACGCCGATGGTATGGCGTTGACGGTTTCCGATCTCGTTTATCTGATTCGTGTGATCATTGGCGACGCTCTCCCGTATGCGAAGCTGTCCCCGTATGCCAACACGGCTAACTTCGGTCTCAATGGTAACGTTGTGACTGTCGATGCCGAACTTGGCGCGGCCTATTTCGTATTCAACGGCGCGGCTGATGTTTCACTCGGCGCTGGTGCCTCCAACATGACTCTGATGACCGGCACCCTCAACGGCAACACGGTTGCTCTGGTTTACAACAGCATGGATAAGGGCGCCACCTGCACTGGTGGAATCCTGAACACCAATGGCACTGTGAAGTCGGTTGACGCTGTCGATTATTTTGGCAACGCGTACAAGGTCGGAATGCTTCCGACTGCGTTCAGCATTTCCAACTATCCTAACCCGTTCAACCCTGTGACGATTATAGAGCTGATGCTGCCGGTCGCTTCCGACTGGACCGTGTCGATCTATAACGTTGCCGGTCAGAAGGTTGCTGGCTATAATGGCTACAGCCCGGCTGGCAAGCAGGTCGTGACCTGGGATGCTTCGAACGTAGCCACCGGCATCTACTTCTATAAAGTAGAAGCTGGGAAGTTCTCCGCTACCAAGAAGATGGTACTGATGAAGTAA
- a CDS encoding cohesin domain-containing protein, producing the protein MKLFYCIAMSLMVLTGVPARVLLAAETANSAPVIEPIARQYVMEGERLQLKITATDTDLDAITLGIISRPLGSIFLDKGNGTADFSWTPNFTGPNSSEGSPFELTFWAGDGHNSSLIRTEIIVTNKNRRPIIAAPDTVSGVAGELVSCDLSADDPDHDRVSWSLLTLPDRVSFSGGNPGHISWESSYRDSGYYPVRIAAIDQYDAADTAEVVLSMAPAVIYALTIDTSSGYPGEIATVNINLANLEPISGFDLVTNYDASGLSLISISKTETRAAAFEYFNYKLNDRGIQGDVRLTGIADMLNSTVAPDLAAGSGPIVRLTFYITSDLNFAGFSIPLRFVFRDLLTGIDNTLTDTSGNRIEQSSIDYYDGYIRVLKSAMGNLGDINLNGMPYEIGDMVYFTNYFINPRQFPLDPVQRANSDVNKDGTPGTVADLVFLLNRLVNGSYPTAKPRYNLSPVDVYVRDDAGGFELSYDAFENLGALALTLEGVREIPAGLNLVAGPESGGMRCKWNTDGNLLRVLLYSENGAVIPAGVGRFLKIEDISAFTIKEIQASSADGYTIPVAVKGDPTTLPTGYTLYQNFPNPFNPATEIRFDLPAPAQVRLTVYNLLGAEVATLVQGDLPGGHHTAIWDGKDHSGNAVASGIYFYRLKAADYAAQKKMILIK; encoded by the coding sequence ATGAAATTATTTTATTGTATCGCAATGAGTTTGATGGTTCTGACCGGCGTTCCGGCTCGGGTTTTATTGGCTGCGGAAACGGCCAATAGTGCTCCTGTGATAGAGCCTATTGCGAGGCAATATGTTATGGAGGGTGAACGGCTCCAATTGAAAATCACGGCAACCGATACCGACCTTGATGCGATTACGCTGGGGATCATTTCGCGGCCGTTGGGGTCGATTTTCCTCGATAAGGGAAACGGCACCGCCGATTTCAGCTGGACCCCAAATTTCACCGGCCCCAATTCCTCGGAAGGGTCGCCATTCGAGTTGACTTTCTGGGCGGGCGATGGGCATAATTCCAGCCTGATTAGGACGGAAATCATAGTTACTAATAAGAACAGACGGCCGATTATAGCCGCTCCGGACACGGTAAGCGGTGTGGCCGGCGAATTAGTTTCATGCGATTTGAGCGCTGATGATCCCGACCATGACCGGGTCAGTTGGAGCCTTCTCACCTTGCCCGACCGGGTTTCATTCAGCGGCGGCAATCCGGGGCATATCAGTTGGGAGAGCAGCTACCGCGATTCGGGGTATTATCCGGTCAGGATCGCCGCGATTGACCAGTATGACGCCGCCGATACCGCCGAGGTCGTTTTGAGCATGGCGCCGGCGGTTATCTATGCCCTGACCATCGATACATCGTCGGGTTATCCGGGCGAAATAGCCACGGTGAATATAAATTTGGCCAATTTGGAGCCGATCTCGGGATTTGATCTTGTTACCAACTACGATGCTTCGGGCCTGAGTTTGATTTCGATTTCTAAGACCGAAACCAGAGCGGCCGCCTTTGAGTATTTCAATTATAAGCTCAACGACCGGGGGATTCAGGGGGATGTTCGGTTGACCGGAATTGCCGACATGCTCAACAGCACGGTCGCCCCCGATCTTGCCGCCGGGAGCGGCCCGATTGTCAGACTTACTTTTTATATCACGAGCGATCTCAATTTCGCCGGATTTTCGATTCCTCTGAGATTCGTGTTCCGCGATCTTCTTACCGGCATAGACAATACCCTGACCGATACTTCGGGTAATCGTATCGAACAATCCTCGATAGATTACTATGACGGATATATCAGGGTGTTGAAATCAGCAATGGGCAATCTGGGGGATATCAATCTGAACGGGATGCCGTATGAAATCGGCGATATGGTTTATTTCACGAATTATTTCATCAATCCCCGGCAATTCCCGCTGGATCCGGTTCAGCGGGCCAATTCCGACGTGAATAAAGATGGAACTCCGGGAACGGTGGCCGACCTGGTTTTTCTTTTGAATCGGCTGGTCAACGGCAGTTATCCGACTGCCAAGCCGAGGTATAATCTGTCGCCGGTTGATGTTTATGTCCGGGATGATGCCGGCGGTTTCGAGTTGAGTTATGATGCCTTTGAAAACCTGGGCGCTCTGGCACTGACGCTTGAAGGTGTCCGGGAAATTCCGGCCGGTTTGAACCTTGTAGCCGGACCGGAGAGCGGGGGGATGCGGTGCAAATGGAATACCGACGGCAACCTTCTGCGCGTTCTGCTCTATAGCGAGAACGGCGCGGTCATTCCGGCGGGTGTCGGTCGGTTCTTGAAAATAGAAGATATTTCGGCGTTTACGATAAAGGAAATTCAAGCCTCCTCGGCGGATGGTTACACGATACCGGTTGCGGTCAAGGGTGATCCAACGACTCTGCCGACAGGATATACATTATATCAAAACTTCCCCAATCCGTTCAATCCGGCAACGGAGATCAGGTTTGATCTTCCCGCCCCGGCCCAGGTCAGGTTGACGGTTTATAATCTGCTGGGCGCGGAGGTGGCCACCCTGGTACAGGGGGACCTTCCGGGCGGACATCACACGGCCATATGGGATGGGAAGGACCACAGTGGAAATGCGGTCGCCAGCGGAATCTATTTTTATCGCTTGAAGGCGGCGGACTATGCGGCTCAGAAAAAAATGATTCTTATAAAATAG